Proteins encoded within one genomic window of Etheostoma cragini isolate CJK2018 chromosome 21, CSU_Ecrag_1.0, whole genome shotgun sequence:
- the LOC117937371 gene encoding clarin-3, which translates to MPSTKKTLHFMGSALATAMSVGVMGYCMSTQWSTITMECAKVGTSFFNGTAVITLELFVGISNRYFCPLFGGRDTFQVIPKLAEIGVTPVVLHALVLCLLALCLLFSACSILISLYNSVSNPYETYMGPIGVYVCSALSACLSVVVLVIFVVNVTVTSMAEDLVKNFSEDADLRNKSSEMKLGYYLILLYTLLSLLAIALIYMYDHAAYTQRREQQRPTEDAPKEIMMY; encoded by the exons ATGCCTTCCACTAAGAAGACGCTGCATTTTATGGGCAGTGCGCTGGCTACTGCCATGTCTGTTGGGGTGATGGGGTACTGCATGTCAACACAATGGTCTACAATAACCATGGAGTGTGCAAAAGTTGGAACTAGCTTCTTCAATGGAACTGCTGTGATCACTTTGGAGCTTTTTGTCGGGATTTCAAACAGATACTTTTGCCCGTTGTTTGGAGGCCGGGATACTTTTCAAG TGATCCCTAAGTTGGCAGAAATAGGAGTTACCCCTGTAGTCCTCCACGCTTTGGTTTTGTGCCTGTtggccctgtgtctgctgttttCTGCCTGCAGCATCCTCATCTCCCTCTACAACAGTGTCAGCAACCCTTATGAGACCTACATGGGGCCTATTGGCGTCTACGTCTGCAGCGCGCTCAGCG CGTGTTTGTCAGTTGTGGTCCTCGTAATATTTGTGGTGAACGTCACTGTAACCAGCATGGCAGAGGATTTGGTAAAGAACTTTTCCGAAGATGCAGACCTAAGGAACAAGTCTTCAGAGATGAAGCTAGGATACTACCTGATCCTCCTTTATACATTGCTTTCTCTTCTTGCCATTGCTTTGATCTACATGTACGACCACGCAGCCTACACACAAAGGAGAGAACAGCAGAGGCCTACAGAGGACGCACCCAAGGAGATAATGATGTATTAA
- the foxi1 gene encoding forkhead box protein I1 — MSSVLRERHRDEIRFGGIWLGRIMNAFGQQPSNQQTSPIQHHSAQEILDMAVYCDNYGVYQQNLHHHHPQRPPTHPSSYGLGEYTSPSTNPYLWLNGPSINPSPYLSGNNGTSYIQSGYGSNQRQFLPPPTGFGAADLGWLSISSQQELFKMVRPPYSYSALIAMAIQNTQDKKLTLSQIYQYVADNFPFYKKSKAGWQNSIRHNLSLNDCFKKVARDEDDPGKGNYWTLDPNCEKMFDNGNFRRKRKRRADMSGADSAALPVKSEDGPHKLSDTASLVSSSPPSLHGSPGSTESKSSPSPSAEHSPCYTNFVSNVNSLLASSGSTEGSRGGERDYGSGHLGGLSQTREGMSGLGSFSPTLNSPLNSDSNRMNYYTSVQSLSNHFSVNNLIYSREGTEV, encoded by the exons ATGAGTTCAGTCCTgagggagagacacagagacgAAATTAGGTTTGGGGGAATCTGGTTAGGGCGGATTATGAACGCTTTTGGACAGCAACCATCTAACCAGCAGACCAGCCCTATTCAGCACCACAGTGCTCAGGAGATCCTGGACATGGCCGTGTACTGCGACAACTACGGTGTGTACCAACAGAACCTCCACCACCATCACCCCCAGAGGCCGCCAACGCACCCCTCCAGCTACGGCCTCGGAGAGTACACCTCCCCGTCCACCAACCCGTACCTATGGCTCAACGGACCCAGCATCAACCCCTCTCCCTATCTTTCCGGGAACAATGGCACGTCCTACATTCAGTCTGGATACGGGTCCAACCAGAGGCAGTTCTTACCGCCTCCCACCGGGTTTGGTGCAGCAGATCTGGGGTGGCTGTCCATATCCAGCCAGCAGGAACTCTTCAAGATGGTCAGACCACCTTACTCCTACTCAGCTCTGATAGCGATGGCCATACAGAACACCCAGGACAAAAAGTTGACTCTAAGTCAGATCTATCAGTATGTAGCTGACAACTTCCCTTTCTACAAGAAGAGCAAAGCTGGATGGCAGAATTCAATCCGCCACAACTTGTCACTCAACGACTGCTTCAAAAAAGTGGCACGGGACGAGGATGACCCCG GTAAGGGAAACTACTGGACGCTGGACCCAAACTGTGAGAAGATGTTCGACAACGGGAACTTCAGGcggaagagaaaaaggagagcTGACATGAGCGGGGCTGACAGCGCCGCACTCCCCGTCAAGTCAGAGGACGGCCCGCACAAGCTCTCCGACACCGCCAGCCTCGTGAGCTCCTCGCCGCCCAGCCTGCACGGATCTCCGGGCTCCACGGAGTCCAAGTCGTCCCCGTCTCCGTCCGCGGAGCACAGCCCGTGTTACACTAATTTCGTGTCCAACGTGAACTCGCTGCTGGCGAGCAGCGGCAGCACGGAGGGCTCCCGGGGCGGGGAGCGGGACTACGGCTCCGGGCATCTCGGGGGACTGTCTCAGACCAGAGAGGGCATGTCCGGACTGGGCTCCTTCTCGCCCACTTTAAACTCTCCCCTGAACTCTGACAGCAACAGAATGAACTATTACACATCAGTACAGAGCCTCTCCAACCATTTCAGTGTTAATAACCTGATCTACAGTCGGGAAGGAACAGAGGTGTAG